From the genome of Papaver somniferum cultivar HN1 chromosome 2, ASM357369v1, whole genome shotgun sequence, one region includes:
- the LOC113350016 gene encoding GDP-mannose 3,5-epimerase 1 → MGEINGQYTYEELERELYWPAEKLRVSITGAGGFIASHIARRLKSEGHYIIASDWKKNEHMTEDMFCNEFHLVDLRVMENCLKVTSGVDHVFNLAADMGGMGFIQSNHSVIMYNNTMISFNMLEAARINGVKRFFYASSACIYPEFKQLETNVSLKEADAWPAEPQDAYGLEKLATEELCKHYTKDFGIECRIGRFHNIYGPFGTWKGGREKAPAAFCRKAQTSTERFEMWGDGLQTRSFTFIDECVEGVLRLTKSDFKEPVNIGSDEMVSMNEMAEIVLGFENKNLPIHHIPGPEGVRGRNSDNTLIKEKLGWAPTMKLKDGLRFTYFWIKEQIEKEKSQGTDMSAYGSSKIVGTQAPVQLGSLRAADGKEGL, encoded by the exons ATGGGTGAAATCAATGGTCAGTACACTTACGAAGAATTGGAAAGGGAACTTTACTGGCCAGCAGAGAAGCTAAGAGTTTCTATCACTGGAGCTGGTGGTTTCATTGCTTCCCACATTGCTCGTAGATTGAAGAGTGAGGGTCACTACATTATTGCCTCTGACTGGAAGAAGAATGAACATATGACTGAAGATATGTTTTGCAATGAATTCCACCTTGTGGATCTTAGGGTTATGGAGAACTGTTTGAAGGTTACTAGCGGTGTTGATCATGTTTTTAACCTTGCTGCTGATATGGGAGGAAtgggtttcatccaatctaaccATTCAGTCATTATGTACAACAACACTATGATTAGTTTTAACATGCTCGAGGCTGCTAGGATTAATGGTGTCAAGAG GTTCTTCTATGCTTCAAGTGCTTGCATCTACCCTGAATTTAAGCAGTTGGAGACTAATGTTAGCTTGAAGGAGGCTGATGCTTGGCCTGCTGAG CCACAAGATGCTTACGGACTGGAGAAGCTTGCAACAGAAGAGTTGTGCAAGCATTACACCAAGGACTTCGGAATTGAGTGCCGTATCGGAAGATTCCACAACATTTATGGTCCCTTCGGTACATGGAAAG GTGGAAGGGAGAAGGCTCCTGCTGCTTTCTGTAGAAAGGCACAGACATCCACTGAAAGATTTGAGATGTGGGGAGATGGTCTACAGACCCGTTCCTTCACTTTCATTGATGAATGTGTTGAGGGTgtcttgag GTTGACAAAATCGGACTTCAAGGAACCAGTGAACATCGGAAGTGATGAGATGGTTAGCATGAACGAAATGGCTGAGATTGTTCTTGGCTTTGAGAACAAAAATCTTCCAATCCATCACATTCCTGGACCTGAAGGTGTGAGGGGTCGTAACTCGGATAACACGCTGATCAAAGAGAAGTTGGGATGGGCACCAACCATGAAACTGAAG GATGGGCTGAGGTTTACATACTTCTGGATCAAGGAACAGATTGAGAAAGAAAAATCCCAAGGAACGGATATGTCCGCATATGGATCATCAAAAATTGTGGGGACACAAGCACCTGTTCAACTTGGTTCGCTGCGTGCAGCTGACGGGAAAGAAGGCCTTTGA